The following are encoded in a window of Phaseolus vulgaris cultivar G19833 chromosome 3, P. vulgaris v2.0, whole genome shotgun sequence genomic DNA:
- the LOC137807641 gene encoding dnaJ homolog subfamily C GRV2 isoform X1, protein MENAAAASAAVSSAPPPLEEPEYLARYMVVKHSWRGRYKRILCISTVSVLTLDPSTLSVTNSYDVATDFEGAAPILGRDENSNEFNLSVRTDGRGKFKSMKFSSRYRASILTELHRIRWNRLAPVAEFPVLHLRRRASQWVPFKLKVTYVGVELIDTNSGDLRWCLDFRDMDSPAIILLSCPFGKKNIDQGSGFVLCPLYGRKSKAFQAASGCTTSAIISNLTKAAKSTVGLSLSVESSQNLSVSEYIKQREKEAVGAEDTPLGGWSVTRLRSAAHGTLNVPGLSLGVGPKGGLGEHGDSVSRQLILTKVSLVERRPENYEAVTVRPLSSVSALVRFAEEPQMFAIEFSDGCPIHVYASTSRDSLLAAVRDALQTEGQCAIPVLPRLTMPGHRIDPPCGRVFLLHGQQKPVTDAESASIHLKHLAAAAKDAVAEGGSIPGSRAKLWRRIREFNACIPYSGVLPNIEVPEVTLMALITMLPAAPNLPPESPPLPPPSPKAAATVMGFIGCLRRLLASRSAASHVMSFPAAVGRIMGLLRNGSEGVASEAAGLVAVLIGGGPGDANVTDSKGEWHATIMHTKSVLFANHNYIIILVNRLKPTSVSPLLSMTVVEVLEAMICDPHGETTQYTVFVELLRQVAGLKRRLFALFGHPAESVRETVAMIMRSIAEEDAIAAESMRDASLRDGALLRHLLHAFFHPAGERREVSRQLVALWADSYQPALELLSRILPPGLVAYLHTRADEVLSEDTNQEESSIGKRKRRLLQHRKGRIGRGLISHEQPFPLANNFDASDSARQTLGTVVRGLDNFHKTGMDPSSGQASNIQSSVVHTSEHLNNGSSTVDVQNGHSTLLASANAVSANSNEAPESEFQNSVDPDSNAVGLQNEGIPAPAQVVVENTPVGSGRLLCNWPEFWRAFDLDHNRADLIWNERTRQELRESLKAEVHKLDVEKERTEDIVPGGTTLEMVSGVESVPQISWNYTEFSVRYPSLSKEVCVGQYYLRLLLESGSAGRAQDFPLRDPVAFFRALYHRFLCDADTGLTVDGAVPDELGASDDWCDMGRLDGFGGGGGSSVRELCARAMTIVYEQHYMTVGPFEGTSHITVLLDRTDDRALRHRLLLLLKALMKVLSNVEACVLVGGCVLAVDLLTVVHETSERTSIPLQSNLIAASAFMEPLKEWMYIEKDGAQIGPMEKDGIRRLWSKKAIDWTTRFWASGMLDWKKLRDIRELRWALALRVPVLTPPQVGETALSILHSMVSAHSDLDDAGEIVTPTPRVKRILSSPRCFPHIAQAILSGEPSIVEAAAALLKAIVTRNPKAMIRLYSTGAFYFALAYPGSNLLSIGQLFSVTHVHQAFHGGEEAAVSTSLPLAKRSVLGGLLPESLLYVLERSGPAAFAAAMVSDSDTPEIIWTHKMRAENLIRQVLQHLGDFPQKLSQHCHVLYDYAPMPPVTYPELRDEMWCHRYYLRNLCDDIRFPNWPIVEHVEFLQSLLVMWREELTRKPMDLSEEEACKILEISFEDISSDYVNKRNSSEIADEASSLSKQIENIDEEKLKRQYRKLAMKYHPDKNPEGRDKFLAIQKAYERLQATMQGLQGPQPWRLLLLLKGQCILYRRHGDVLEPFKYAGYPMLLSAVTVDKDDNNFLSSDRAPLLVAASELVWLTCASSKLNGEELVRDGGVHLLATLLSRCMGVVQPTTPGNEPSAIIVTNIMRTFSVLSQFEAARAEILEFSGLVEDIVHCTEFELVPAAVDAAIQTIANVSISSELQDALLKAGVLWYLLPLLLQYDSTAEESDATESHGVGASVQIAKNMHAIRASLALSRLSGLCSDESATPYNQASADALRVLLTPKLSSMLKDQMPKDLLSKLNANLESPEIIWNSSTRAELLKFVDQQRSAQGPDGSYDIKDSHNFVYKALSRELFIGNVYLRVYNDQPDFEISEPETFCLALIDFISYLVHNQCEVASHNVEDANRNVEDANHNVEDANHIVEDAYHNVEDTSKTSEDTLEAVDESVKEQHAHDNSGTMSEEQSVGKEEFELIKSLHSALTSLQNLLTNNPILASIFSNKDKLLPLFECFSVPEASVCNIPQLCLAVLSLLTAHAPCLQAMVADGSSLLLLLQMLHSARSCREGSLHVLYALASTPELAWAVAKHGGVVYILELLLPLKEEIPLQQRAMAASLLGKLVGQPMHGPRVAITLARFLPDGLVSVIKDGPGEAVVVALEQTTETPELVWTPAMAASLSAQISTMSSELYREQMKGRVVDWDVPEQASGQQEMRDEPQVGGIYVRLFLKDPKFPLRNPKRFLEGLLDQYLSSIAATHYEAQVVDPELPLLLSAALVSLLRVHPALADHVGYLGYVPKLVAAVAFEGRRETMSSGEVNNERHAEQTFDPDIESAENTQTPQERVRLSCLRVLHQLAASTTCAEAMAATSVGTPQVVPLLMKAIGWQGGSILALETLKRVVVAGNRARDALVAQGLKVGLVEVLLGLLDWRAGGRNGFCSQMKWNESEASIGRVLAIEVLHAFATEGAHCTKVRELLNNSDVWSAYKDQKHDLFLPSNAQSAAAGIAGLIENSSSSRLTYALTAPPQSTTSRTPPSSDFNGKQDQLL, encoded by the exons ATGGAAAACGCAGCTGCCGCTTCCGCCGCAGTCAGTTCTGCTCCTCCGCCGCTCGAAGAGCCTGAGTACTTGGCGCGCTACATGGTCGTCAAGCACTCCTGGCGCGGGCGCTACAAGCGGATACTCTGCATTTCCACCGTTTCCGTTCTAACTCTCGATCCTTCCACGCTCTCTGTCACCAACTCCTACGATGTAGCGACGGATTTCGAGGGTGCCGCGCCTATTCTCGGCCGCGATGAGAATTCGAATGAGTTCAATCTCAGCGTGAGGACCGATGGACGCGGAAAATTCAAATCCATGAAGTTCTCGTCGCGGTACAGGGCGAGTATTTTGACGGAGTTGCATCGGATACGCTGGAATCGGTTGGCGCCGGTGGCTGAGTTCCCGGTGCTTCATCTTCGGCGACGAGCGTCTCAGTGGGTTCCTTTT AAATTGAAAGTAACCTATGTTGGTGTTGAGCTTATTGATACAAATTCGGGTGATCTTCGCTGGTGCTTGGATTTTAGAGACATGGATTCACCTGCAATTATTCTTCTCTCTTGTCCTTTTGGGAAGAAAAACATTGATCAAGGTAGCGGATTTGTTCTTTGCCCCTTATATGGAAGAAAGTCTAAAGCTTTTCAAGCTGCTTCTGGTTGCACAACATCAGCTATTATCTCAAATTTG ACAAAAGCTGCCAAATCCACGGTTGGGCTGTCCTTGTCTGTGGAGAGTTCTCAAAATCTCTCTGTTTCTGAATATATAAAACAACGGG AGAAGGAGGCAGTTGGAGCAGAAGATACCCCATTGGGGGGTTGGTCTGTAACAAGGTTGCGTTCTGCTGCCCATGGAACTCTAAATGTTCCAGGGTTGAGCTTAGGAGTTGGCCCTAAAGGAGGACTAGGGGAGCATGGTGATTCTGTATCTCGTCAGCTCATTCTTACAAAGGTTTCACTCGTTGAAAGGCGCCCGGAGAATTATGAA GCTGTTACTGTTCGTCCATTATCTTCAGTAAGTGCTCTTGTTCGGTTTGCTGAAGAGCCCCAGATGTTTGCAATTGAATTTAGTGATGGATGCCCCATCCAT GTTTATGCAAGCACATCTCGTGATAGCTTACTTGCAGCAGTTCGTGATGCTTTGCAAACTGAA GGTCAATGTGCCATACCTGTATTGCCAAGACTGACAATGCCTGGTCATCGTATTGATCCTCCCTGTGGGAGAGTGTTTTTGCTACATGGTCAACAAAAGCCTGTTACTGATGCAGAAAGTGCATCAATTCATTTGAAGCATTTGGCAGCTGCAGCCAAAGATGCCGTTGCTGAAGGTGGTTCTATTCCTGGATCAAGGGCTAAACTATGGCGTAGAATAAGAGAGTTCAATGCCTGTATACCTTATAGTGGTGTACTTCCAAATATTGAAGTACCAGAGGTTACTTTGATGGCCTTGATCACTATGCTTCCTGCTGCCCCAAATCTTCCTCCAGAATCTCCTCCGTTGCCACCCCCTTCACCAAAAGCTGCAGCAACTGTGATGGGTTTTATTGGATGTTTACGTAGACTACTTGCCTCAAGAAGTGCAGCATCACACGTGATGTCTTTTCCGGCAGCAGTTGGAAGGATAATGGGTTTACTCAGAAATGGTTCTGAGGGTGTTGCTTCTGAGGCTGCAGGGCTTGTAGCTGTACTCATTGGTGGTGGGCCTGGTGATGCAAATGTAACAGATTCTAAAGGGGAGTGGCATGCCACAATTATGCATACAAAGTCAGTTTTGTTTGCTAATCATAATTATATCATCATTCTCGTCAATAGATTAAAGCCCACGTCAGTATCCCCTTTACTGTCAATGACTGTTGTTGAAGTGCTTGAGGCTATGATTTGTGATCCACATGGTGAGACTACCCAATATACTGTTTTTGTTGAATTGTTACGCCAAGTTGCAGGGTTGAAGCGTCGCTTGTTTGCACTGTTTGGTCACCCTGCTGAAAGTGTTAGAGAAACAGTGGCAATGATAATGCGGTCAATTGCAGAAGAAGATGCTATAGCTGCAGAGTCCATGCGAGATGCTTCTCTGCGTGATGGTGCTTTGTTGAGGCATTTACTGCATGCATTTTTCCATCCAGCTGGTGAGAGGCGTGAAGTTAGTCGACAGCTTGTTGCTCTGTGGGCAGATTCCTATCAACCAGCTTTGGAGCTATTGTCCCGAATTCTGCCTCCTGGTCTTGTTGCTTACTTGCACACACGTGCTGATGAAGTTCTATCCGAAGACACAAATCAAGAAGAGTCATCaattggaaaaagaaaaagacgTTTACTTCAGCACAGAAAAGGACGCATTGGGAGAGGACTTATTTCTCATGAACAACCTTTCCCTTTAGCTAATAACTTTGATGCTTCTGATTCAGCTAGGCAAACATTGGGTACTGTTGTGAGAGGCTTAGACAACTTTCATAAAACTGGTATGGACCCAAGTTCTGGACAGGCTTCAAATATTCAATCTTCAGTAGTTCATACTAGTGAACATTTGAACAATGGATCTTCTACAGTAGATGTGCAAAATGGACATTCAACTCTTCTGGCTTCAGCTAATGCAGTGTCAGCAAACTCAAATGAAGCACCAGAATCTGAATTTCAAAATTCAGTTGATCCTGACAGCAATGCAGTTGGTTTGCAGAATGAAGGCATTCCTGCTCCTGCTCAAGTTGTTGTAGAGAACACCCCTGTAGGATCTGGTCGGCTTCTATGTAATTGGCCTGAattttggagagcttttgatcTTGATCACAATCGTGCAGACTTGATTTGGAATGAGCGTACCAGGCAAGAGTTGAGAGAATCTCTGAAAGCTGAAGTTCATAAACTAGATGTTGAGAAAGAGCGTACTGAAGATATTGTTCCGGGGGGCACTACCTTGGAAATGGTATCAGGGGTTGAGAGTGTACCACAAATATCTTGGAACTACACTGAATTTTCTGTTCGTTACCCTAGCTTGTCAAAAGAAGTTTGTGTGGGGCAATATTATCTGCGATTACTGCTTGAGAGTGGCAGTGCTGGCAGGGCACAAGACTTCCCATTGCGTGATCCTGTTGCTTTCTTCAGGGCACTTTACCATCGATTTTTGTGTGATGCAGACACTGGGCTTACTGTAGATGGAGCTGTTCCTGATGAATTAGGTGCGTCTGATGATTGGTGTGACATGGGTAGATTAGATGGTTTTGGTGGAGGTGGTGGGTCATCAGTGAGAGAGCTTTGTGCTAGAGCGATGACAATTGTATATGAGCAGCATTACATGACTGTAGGCCCTTTTGAAGGCACATCTCACATTACTGTTCTCTTGGACAGGACAGATGACAGAGCTTTGAGGCACCGACTTCTTTTACTTCTGAAG GCATTGATGAAGGTTTTATCAAATGTGGAGGCTTGTGTCCTAGTTGGAGGCTGCGTATTAGCTGTTGATCTGCTTACTGTGGTCCATGAAACTTCAGAGAGGACATCTATTCCCTTGCAATCAAATTTAATTGCTGCTAGTGCTTTTATGGAACCCCTTAAGGAATGGATGTATATTGAAAAAGATGGTGCTCAAATTGGACCCATGGAAAAGGATGGTATTAGAAGGTTGTGGTCCAAGAAGGCTATTGATTGGACGACAAGGTTTTGGGCTTCTGGGATGCTAGATTGGAAGAAGCTGCGGGATATCCGTGAACTTCGTTGGGCGCTTGCCCTTAGAGTTCCTGTCCTTACCCCGCCTCAG GTTGGGGAGACAGCTTTGTCCATATTGCATAGCATGGTGTCGGCACATTCAGATTTAGATGATGCTGGAGAGATTGTTACTCCAACTCCTAGAGTAAAACGAATCTTGTCAAGTCCACGCTGCTTTCCACATATTGCACAG GCCATTCTTTCTGGGGAACCAAGTATTGTTGAGGCAGCTGCTGCATTGCTTAAGGCCATTGTTACCCGGAATCCAAAAGCTATGATCCGTCTGTACAGCACTGGTGCATTTTATTTTGCACTGGCATATCCTGGATCTAATCTACTTTCAATTGGGCAACTCTTTTCTGTCACCCATGTCCATCAAGCATTTCATGGTGGGGAGGAGGCTGCAGTTTCAACTTCATTGCCTTTAGCAAAACGTAGTGTTCTTGGTGGACTTCTCCCTGAATCTTTGCTGTATGTACTGGAGCGTAGTGGTCCAGCAGCATTTGCTGCTGCAATGGTTTCAGATTCTGACACCCCAGAGATAATATGGACTCACAAAATGAGGGCAGAAAATCTAATTCGTCAG GTTTTGCAGCATCTTGGCGATTTTCCACAAAAATTGTCACAGCATTGCCATGTTTTGTATGACTATGCCCCCATGCCTCCAGTGACATACCCAGAATTGAGAGATGAAATGTGGTGTCACCGATATTACCTCAGGAACCTATGTGATGATATTCGTTTTCCAAATTGGCCAATTGTTGAACATGTAGAGTTTCTTCAGTCATTACTTGTAATGTGGCGTGAAGAGTTGACTAGAAAGCCTATGGATTTATCTGAAGAAGAAGCTTGCAAGATCCTTGAAATATCCTTTGAGGATATATCTAGTGACTatgtaaataaaagaaattcttCGGAGATTGCAGATGAAGCATCTAGCTTATCAAAGCAGATTGAGAACATTGATGAAGAAAAATTAAAGCGACAATATCGGAAACTTGCTATGAAATATCATCCTGACAAAAATCCAGAAGGGAGGGATAAGTTTCTTGCCATACAAAAGGCCTATGAACGTCTCCAG GCTACCATGCAAGGGTTGCAAGGTCCGCAGCCGTGGAGATTGCTACTTTTGTTGAAGGGGCAATGTATTTTATACAGAAGACATGGAGATGTATTGGAGCCATTCAAATATGCTGGCTATCCGATGTTGCTGAGTGCTGTTACTGTGGACAAGGATGATAACAATTTTCTCTCTTCAGATAGAGCACCTCTCCTTGTTGCTGCGTCAGAGCTGGTCTGGCTGAC ATGTGCATCTTCTAAATTGAATGGTGAAGAGCTGGTAAGAGATGGAGGGGTACATCTTCTTGCAACTCTTCTTTCCCGTTGCATGGGTGTCGTTCAGCCAACTACTCCTGGAAATGAACCATCTGCCATCATTGTTACAAACATCATGCGAACATTTTCAGTTCTTAGTCAATTTGAGGCTGCCAGAGCTGAGATACTTGAGTTTTCTGGATTAGTTGAGGACATTGTGCACTGCACCGAATTTGAACTTGTACCTGCAGCAGTTGATGCTGCTATACAGACTATTGCCAATGTTTCTATTTCCTCTGAATTGCAAGATGCTTTATTGAAGGCTGGTGTCTTATG GTACCTTTTGCCATTGTTGCTTCAGTACGACTCAACTGCAGAAGAATCTGATGCAACAGAATCACATGGTGTTGGAGCTAGTGTTCAAATTGCCAAAAACATGCATGCCATAAGAGCATCTCTGGCCTTGTCAAGACTAAGTGGTCTGTGTAGTGATGAGAGTGCAACACCCTACAATCAGGCATCGGCTGATGCCCTCCGAGTTTTGCTAACTCCCAAGCTCTCTAGCATGTTAAAAGACCAAATGCCCAAAGATTTACTGTCCAAATTAAATGCAAACCTGGAATCACCAGAG ATTATCTGGAACTCTTCAACGCGAGCAGAGTTGCTAAAATTTGTGGATCAGCAACGTTCAGCTCAAGGTCCAGATGGCTCATACGATATTAAGGATTCACACAATTTTGTCTATAAAGCACTATCCAGAGAATTATTCATTGGAAATGTTTACTTGAGAGTCTACAATGATCAACCGGACTTTGAAATTAGTGAACCAGAAACTTTTTGCCTTGCTCTGATTGATTTTATTTCTTATCTTGTGCACAATCAATGTGAAGTTGCCAGTCATAATGTTGAAGATGCCAATCGTAATGTTGAAGATGCCAATCATAATGTTGAAGATGCCAATCATATTGTTGAAGATGCCTATCATAATGTTGAAGATACCTCTAAGACTTCCGAGGATACACTTGAGGCTGTTGATGAATCCGTGAAAGAGCAGCATGCTCATGATAATTCTGGCACAATGTCTGAAGAACAATCTGTGGGAAAGGAAGAGTTTGAGCTGATTAAAAGTCTGCATTCTGCGTTGACCTCCCTTCAG aaCCTTCTGACTAATAATCCCATTTTGGCATCCATATTTTCTAATAAAGACAAGTTACTGCCACTTTTTGAATGCTTTTCTGTGCCTGAAGCATCAGTCTGTAATATTCCTCAACTTTGCCTAGCAGTGTTGTCACTCTTAACTGCACATGCTCCTTGTTTGCAAGCCATGGTTGCGGATGGGTCTAGTCTTCTGCTTTTGTTACAAATGCTTCACTCAGCCCGAAGTTGTCGTGAAGGGTCCCTCCATGTTCTCTATGCATTGGCAAGCACACCCGAACTTGCCTGGGCTGTTGCCAAGCATGGTGGTGTTGTCTACATTCTTGAATTGCTCTTGCCTTTGAAGG AAGAAATTCCACTCCAGCAAAGAGCTATGGCAGCTTCCTTGTTGGGAAAGCTTGTTGGCCAACCAATGCATGGACCAAGAGTTGCTATAACACTTGCAAGGTTTCTCCCTGACGGCCTTGTATCAGTAATTAAGGATGGACCTGGTGAAGCTGTTGTAGTTGCCCTTGAGCAGACTACAGAAACACCAGAACTTGTATGGACGCCAGCAATGGCAGCTTCCTTGTCTGCACAAATTTCCACTATGTCATCAGAGCTATACCGTGAGCAGATGAAAGGACGTGTTGTTGATTGGGATGTACCTGAGCAGGCATCTGGACAGCAGGAAATGAGAGACGAGCCACAG GTTGGTGGCATCTATGTTCGGCTGTTTTTGAAAGATCCCAAATTCCCTCTTAGAAACCCTAAAAGGTTCTTGGAAGGTCTACTGGATCAGTATTTGTCATCCATTGCTGCCACACATTATGAAGCACAGGTTGTTGATCCAGAGCTTCCTTTGCTTCTGTCTGCCGCACTAGTTTCCTTATTGCGTGTGCACCCTGCACTAGCAGATCACGTTGGGTATCTTGGATATGTACCGAAACTAGTTGCTGCTGTTGCATTTGAGGGAAGGAGAGAAACAATGTCATCGGGTGAGGTAAACAATGAGAGACATGCAGAACAAACATTTGACCCAGACATTGAATCAGCAGAGAACACACAAACACCTCAGGAACGGGTGCGCCTGAGTTGTTTGCGTGTCTTGCATCAACTTGCAGCTAGTACCACCTGTGCTGAAGCTATGGCTGCAACGAGTGTCGGAACACCTCAG GTTGTTCCACTGCTGATGAAAGCTATAGGGTGGCAAGGTGGAAGTATTTTAGCTCTTGAGACTCTAAAACGTGTTGTGGTTGCTGGTAACCGAGCCAGAGATGCTCTTGTTGCACAAGGACTGAA AGTTGGTCTGGTTGAAGTTCTTCTTGGTCTTCTTGATTGGAGGGCTGGTGGAAGGAATGGCTTTTGTTCTCAGATGAAGTGGAATGAATCTGAAGCATCTATTGGCAGGGTGCTTGCAATTGAG GTCTTGCATGCCTTTGCTACTGAAGGGGCCCATTGCACTAAAGTGCGAGAATTATtgaataattctgat GTTTGGAGTGCTTACAAAGACCAGAAGCATGACCTATTCCTCCCTTCAAATGCTCAATCTGCAGCTGCTGGCATTGCTGGTCTTATAGAAAATTCATCATCGTCGAGACTCACTTATGCCCTTACTGCGCCACCACAATCCACTACTTCCAGAACTCCTCCGTCATCTGACTTCAATGGTAAGCAGGATCAGCTTCTATAG